In one window of Henckelia pumila isolate YLH828 chromosome 1, ASM3356847v2, whole genome shotgun sequence DNA:
- the LOC140879564 gene encoding uncharacterized protein, producing the protein MAEDRASGGFLGSGITVEAAREAVWSLRQEDNGNGGSAGDVLQSEKSFTATNTGHCLEARLSPPRSASAPRFGLFGMRSGQEGSNSSTLRRNSSASASLNSLASTSTTATSAPLGAQTAGALMRNYLYRNFTRFTRSPLVQLVIFHGRFIGW; encoded by the exons ATGGCAGAGGATCGTGCCTCAGGAGGGTTTCTAGGTTCTGGTATTACTGTGGAAGCTGCCAGAGAAGCTGTGTGGAGTTTGCGGCAGGAGGATAATGGTAACGGTGGGAGTGCCGGGGATGTTTTGCAATCGGAGAA GTCTTTCACCGCCACCAACACCGGTCACTGTCTAGAAGCCCGATTATCACCTCCTCGTTCTGCCTCTGCTCCCAGATTTG GATTATTTGGTATGCGCAGTGGACAGGAAGGCTCTAATTCTTCGACACTAAGGAGAAATTCATCTGCCTCTGCAAGCTTGAACAGCCTTGCTTCAACCAGTACAACTGCAACTTCAG CTCCTCTTGGCGCACAAACAGCTGGTGCTTTGATGAGAAACTATTTATACAGAAACTTTACAAG GTTTACAAGATCTCCATTGGTGCAGCTTGTAATATTTCATGGCCGTTTCATAGGCTGGTGA
- the LOC140870218 gene encoding uncharacterized protein, which yields MDKAWMSKNRLSHEYEVGVESFLQFAMQNANDPNEIPCPCTRCGNLQMKDVRTIRAHLCSNGMDLTYHTWIWHGERSTVKNPMNDSDQEGPDEHKYFAEETIDMVHDAYDSYAENPSQFHKILEDAEKPLYSGCTKFTKLTALVKLFNLKAKYSWSDKSFTDLLSLLGEMLPDHNELPLSYYDAKKSFSALGMNYVKIHACPNDCILYRKEFEDLSNCPICGISRWKLGNNSVVNKGTPAKVLWYFPPIPRFQRLFRNKEVSKELTWHADKRICDGYLRHPADSPAWKVVDHKWPDFASESRNLRLAISADGINPHSLMSSAYSCWPVVMITYNLPPWFCMKRKFMMLTLLISGPKQPGNDIDVYLAPLVDDLKCLWEIGVDAYDAYRKEYFSLRAVLLWTINYFPAYGNMSGCVVKGYQACPICEEETYSTRLKHSRKMSYTGHRRFLPRNHPYRRQKKVFNGKQEFNPAPKPLTGLEVLERVDKINYRAGKMSGKLQRKELETKSCWKRKSIFFELEYWKHLHVRHVLDEKKDGVAARLDLVEMNVRTDLAPKTEENRTFLPAACFTLSRTEKRKLCNSLFGMKVPTGYSSNVKNLVSMKDLKLVGLKSHDYHTLMQQLFPIAIRDVLPKHVRHTIIRLCGFFNVLCNKVIDVSKLDGLQREIVTLLCMLEKYFPPSFFDIMVHLTVHLVREVKLCGPVWYRQMYPFERFMKILKGYVRNRNRPEGCIAECYVAEEAVEFCSDYMSNVHTIGIPTRHRQLQLTRPLSGAVVYSTSLDELHQAHRYVLENDVDVGSGVGHSTCQISERLKWIARGPSNQVLKYSSYLIDGVTYHTKECDDTRVVQNSGVSLIAKTMQVASAKDKHPVVSDMIFFGVIQEIWVLDYHKYQVPMFKCNWVENNNGIKVDDLGFTLVNLKRVGFKSDSFILASQAKQVFYIEDPQDPTWHVVLTTPTKEYIEFISEDVLENSVIHYQSFTRGFLPMEPLDVDEKDENEPPCIREDCDGTWVDNA from the exons ATGGACAAAGCTTGGATGTCAAAGAACAGATTATCACATGAATATGAGGTTGGGGTAGAATCTTTTCTGCAATTTGCAATGCAAAATGCCAACGATCCAAATGAAATACCTTGCCCCTGCACAAGATGTGGTAATCTACAGATGAAAGATGTTCGCACTATAAGGGCACATTTGTGTTCTAATGGCATGGATTTAACATATCATACATGGATTTGGCACGGGGAAAGATCTACGGTCAAGAACCCAATGAATGATAGTGATCAAGAAGGACCAGATGAACACAAATATTTTGCTGAGGAAACTATAGATATGGTACATGATGCATATGATAGCTATGCTGAGAATCCAAGCCAATTTCATAAGATACTTGAAGATGCCGAGAAACCTTTATACTCTGGATGCACAAAATTTACAAAGTTAACAGCACttgtgaaattatttaatttgaaagcAAAATATAGTTGGAGCGATAAAAGTTTCACTGACTTGCTAAGTTTGTTAGGAGAAATGCTTCCTGATCACAATGAATTGCCTTTATCCTACTATGATGCAAAGAAAAGCTTCAGTGCATTAggaatgaattatgtgaaaataCATGCTTGCCCTAATGATTGTATCTTGTACCGGAAAGAGTTTGAGGACTTGTCCAATTGTCCTATTTGCGGTATATCTAGGTGGAAGTTGGGTAATAATTCTGTGGTGAATAAAGGTACTCCTGCAAAGGTTCTTTGGTACTTCCCACCTATTCCTAGATTTCAAAGATTATTTCGGAACAAAGAGGTGTCTAAAGAGTTAACTTGgcatgctgataaaagaatttGTGATGGATACTTGCGTCATCCAGCTGATTCGCCGGCTTGGAAAGTAGTGGATCACAAATGGCCGGATTTTGCATCGGAGTCAAGAAATCTTAGATTGGCCATATCAGCAGATGGGATCAATCCCCATAGTTTGATGAGTTCTGCATATAGCTGTTGGCCAGTTGTGATGATCACTTACAACCTTCCTCCATGGTTTTGTATGAAGAGAAAATTTATGATGCTGACTTTATTGATTTCTGGACCCAAACAACCTGGAAATGATATTGACGTTTATTTAGCACCTCTAGTTGATGACTTAAAATGTTTATGGGAGATAGGTGTTGATGCATATGATGCATATCGGAAAGAATATTTCTCGCTCAGAGCAGTCTTACTATGGACAATCAATTATTTTCCTGCTTATGGGAACATGTCAGGTTGTGTTGTGAAAGGATATCAAGCATGCCCTATCTGTGAGGAAGAAACATATTCGACCAGGTTGAAGCATAGTAGAAAAATGTCATATACAGGTCATCGAAGGTTTCTTCCTAGAAATCATCCTTACCGAAGGCaaaaaaaagtttttaatgGGAAACAAGAGTTTAACCCCGCACCAAAACCATTAACTGGGCTTGAAGTGTTGGAAAGAGTTGATAAGATTAACTATCGTGCGGGAAAAATGAGTGGGAAGCTTCAGCGCAAGGAGTTGGAAACAAAATCATGTTGGAAAAGAAAATCCATATTCTTTGAACTAGAGTATTGGAAACATCTACATGTTCGACATGTGCTTGAT GAAAAAAAGGATGGGGTAGCCGCTAGACTAGACCTTGTGGAGATGAATGTGAGGACTGATTTGGCACCAAAGACGGAGGAGAATAGAACTTTTTTGCCAGCAGCTTGTTTTACACTAAGTAGGACTGAGAAAAGAAAACTTTGCAATTCTTTGTTTGGAATGAAAGTCCCGACAGGTTACTCCTCAAATGTTAAAAATCTGGTGTCAATGAAGGACTTAAAACTTGTTGGCCTCAAGTCACATGACTACCACACTTTGATGCAACAATTGTTTCCAATCGCCATCCGCGATGTCTTGCCTAAACATGTTAGACATACTATCATCCGGTTGTGTGGGTTCTTCAATGTTTTATGCAATAAAGTGATAGATGTCTCAAAGTTGGATGGTCTGCAAAGAGAGATTGTTACCCTATTGTGTatgcttgaaaaatattttccaccatcATTTTTCGATATAATGGTTCATTTAACTGTCCATCTTGTGCGGGAGGTAAAATTGTGTGGACCTGTTTGGTATAGGCAGATGTATCCATTTGAAAGATTCATGAAGATCTTGAAAGGCTATGTGCGAAATCGCAATCGGCCGGAAGGGTGTATAGCCGAATGTTATGTTGCTGAAGAGGCTGTGGAATTTTGCTCCGACTACATGTCTAACGTTCATACAATTGGGATCCCAACAAGGCATCGACAATTACAACTTACTAGGCCTTTATCTGGTGCCGTAGTGTACTCCACTAGCCTTGATGAGTTGCATCAAGCGCATCGCTATGTGTTGGAAAATGATGTTGAC GTTGGAAGTGGTGTTGGTCATTCCACCTGTCAAATATCAGAAAGATTAAAGTGGATAGCCCGTGGACCTAGCAATCAAGTGTTAAAGTACTCTAGCTATCTGATTGATGGGGTAACTTATCATACCAAAGAGTGTGATGATACACGAGTTGTTCAAAACTCTGGAGTAAGCTTAATTGCAAAAACAATGCAAGTTGCCAGTGCAAAGGACAAACATCCAGTTGTGTCAGACATGATTTTCTTTGGAGTCATTCAAGAGATATGGGTACTCGATTACCACAAATATCAAGTTCCAATGTTTAAATGTAATTGGGTTGAGAATAATAACGGTATTAAAGTTGATGATCTTGGTTTCACGTTGGTGAACTTGAAAAGAGTTGGATTCAAATCTGACTCTTTTATCTTAGCCAGCCAAGCAAAGCAGGTGTTTTATATTGAAGATCCTCAAGATCCTACATGGCATGTTGTACTTACTACTCCTACCAAGGAGTACATTGAATTCATATCTGAGGATGTGTTGGAAAACTCTGTAATTCATTATCAATCTTTTACTAGAGGATTTCTACCAATGGAACCATTGGATGTTGATGAAAAAGATGAAAATGAACCACCATGCATTCGTGAAGATTGTGATGGAACTTGGGTTGACAATGCATAA